The following coding sequences are from one Vibrio syngnathi window:
- a CDS encoding ParA family protein, whose translation MGKIVAIANQKGGVGKTTTCINLAASMAATKRKILVVDLDPQGNATMASGVDKYQVEATAYDLLVEDTPFDEVVCRSTSGNYDLIAANGDVTAAEIKLMEVFAREVRLKNALASVRDNYDFIFIDCPPSLNLLTINAMAAADSVLVPMQCEYFALEGLTALMDTISKLAAVVNENLKIEGLLRTMYDPRNRLSNEVSDQLKKHFGSKVYRTVIPRNVRLAEAPSHGKPAMYYDKYSAGAKAYLALAGEMLRREEVPVSV comes from the coding sequence GTGGGTAAAATCGTAGCAATTGCCAACCAGAAGGGTGGCGTAGGAAAAACAACAACTTGCATTAACTTGGCAGCATCAATGGCGGCAACAAAGCGCAAGATATTGGTTGTTGACCTCGATCCTCAAGGTAATGCCACTATGGCGAGCGGTGTCGACAAGTATCAGGTTGAAGCAACTGCTTACGATTTGCTGGTTGAAGACACCCCTTTTGATGAGGTAGTTTGCCGAAGTACATCTGGTAACTATGATCTCATCGCCGCAAATGGTGATGTTACAGCAGCAGAAATCAAGTTGATGGAAGTGTTTGCACGCGAAGTTCGCCTTAAAAATGCACTAGCATCAGTTCGTGATAACTATGATTTCATCTTTATCGATTGCCCACCTTCTCTAAACCTTCTTACAATTAATGCGATGGCTGCGGCTGATTCCGTATTGGTTCCTATGCAATGTGAGTACTTTGCTCTGGAAGGTTTGACAGCGTTGATGGATACCATCAGCAAGCTCGCTGCGGTGGTCAACGAGAATCTGAAGATCGAAGGTCTTCTGCGTACTATGTACGATCCTCGTAACCGCTTATCGAACGAAGTATCTGATCAACTCAAAAAGCACTTCGGTAGCAAAGTTTACCGAACTGTGATCCCTAGAAATGTGCGTCTGGCAGAAGCGCCGAGTCATGGCAAGCCAGCAATGTACTACGACAAATATTCAGCTGGAGCTAAGGCATATCTTGCTCTTGCTGGCGAAATGTTGC
- the mnmG gene encoding tRNA uridine-5-carboxymethylaminomethyl(34) synthesis enzyme MnmG encodes MLYHEKFDVIVVGGGHAGTEAALASARTGQSTLLLTHNIDTLGQMSCNPAIGGIGKGHLVKEVDAMGGLMAQAIDHAGIQFRTLNASKGPAVRATRAQADRALYKAFVRNVLENTPNLTLFQQSVDDLIVEQDQVVGVVTQMGLKFRASAVVLTVGTFLGGKIHIGMESSSGGRAGDPPSIALADRLRDLPFRVDRLKTGTPPRIDARSVDFSELEVQHGDNPTPVFSFMGSRAQQPRQIPCYITHTNENTHDVIRANLDRSPMYAGVIEGIGPRYCPSIEDKVMRFADKNSHQIFIEPEGLTTHELYPNGISTSLPFDVQVQIVRSMKGFENAHIVRPGYAIEYDFFDPRDLKLTYETKFIKGLFFAGQINGTTGYEEAAAQGLMAGLNASLFTQGKEGWSPRRDQAYMGVLIDDLSTMGTKEPYRMFTSRAEYRLLLREDNADIRLTEKSRELGLVDDARWTRFNEKMENMEKERQRLKETWINPKSEDIDQLNQVLKTPMSREASGEDLLRRPEMTYSQLTALDRFGPALEDQQASEQVEIQVKYDGYIQRQQDEIEKSLRHENTKLPADIDYSKVKGLSNEVVLKLTTAKPDSIGIASRISGITPAAISILLVYLKKHGLLKKGEEA; translated from the coding sequence ATGCTTTATCACGAAAAATTTGACGTCATCGTTGTTGGTGGTGGCCATGCAGGAACGGAAGCCGCACTCGCATCTGCACGTACTGGTCAAAGTACGTTATTACTTACTCATAATATCGATACATTAGGACAAATGTCCTGTAACCCAGCCATTGGCGGGATCGGTAAGGGCCACTTGGTAAAAGAGGTCGATGCTATGGGTGGATTAATGGCGCAAGCTATTGATCATGCAGGTATTCAGTTCAGAACATTGAACGCATCAAAAGGCCCTGCAGTTCGTGCAACTCGTGCACAAGCTGACCGCGCACTTTACAAAGCCTTTGTTCGTAACGTTCTTGAAAACACGCCAAACCTGACTTTATTCCAACAGTCGGTTGATGACTTGATCGTTGAGCAGGATCAAGTGGTGGGTGTGGTAACTCAGATGGGCCTTAAGTTCCGCGCAAGCGCTGTGGTCTTGACTGTGGGGACATTCCTAGGCGGGAAGATCCATATTGGTATGGAAAGTTCTTCAGGCGGCCGTGCTGGCGATCCACCATCGATCGCACTGGCTGACCGTCTTCGTGATCTTCCATTCCGAGTTGATCGCCTGAAAACAGGTACACCTCCTCGTATCGATGCTCGTAGCGTTGATTTTTCTGAGCTTGAGGTTCAGCACGGTGATAACCCTACGCCTGTTTTCTCGTTCATGGGGAGTCGAGCTCAACAACCTCGTCAAATTCCATGCTATATCACGCATACCAATGAAAATACGCATGACGTTATTCGCGCTAACCTAGATCGCAGCCCAATGTACGCGGGTGTGATTGAAGGTATTGGCCCTCGCTACTGTCCTTCGATAGAAGACAAAGTGATGCGTTTTGCTGATAAGAACAGTCACCAGATTTTCATTGAGCCTGAAGGTCTCACGACCCATGAGCTATACCCGAATGGTATCTCTACCAGTTTACCGTTTGATGTACAGGTTCAAATTGTTCGTTCGATGAAGGGCTTTGAAAATGCTCATATCGTTCGCCCTGGCTATGCGATTGAGTATGATTTCTTTGATCCTCGGGACCTTAAGCTGACTTACGAAACTAAGTTCATCAAAGGTCTATTCTTTGCGGGTCAAATCAACGGAACCACGGGCTACGAAGAAGCGGCTGCACAAGGTTTGATGGCCGGTTTGAATGCAAGTTTGTTTACTCAAGGCAAAGAAGGCTGGAGTCCGCGTCGTGACCAAGCTTACATGGGCGTGCTTATTGACGACCTATCTACCATGGGTACCAAAGAACCTTACCGCATGTTTACGTCTCGCGCGGAATACCGTTTGCTGCTTCGTGAAGACAACGCCGATATCCGTTTGACTGAAAAGTCACGTGAACTTGGCCTCGTTGACGATGCTCGTTGGACACGATTCAATGAGAAGATGGAAAACATGGAGAAAGAACGTCAACGTCTGAAAGAAACTTGGATTAATCCAAAATCTGAAGATATTGATCAGTTGAACCAAGTTCTAAAAACACCGATGTCTCGTGAAGCGAGCGGTGAAGATCTTCTCCGTCGCCCTGAAATGACTTATTCACAGCTAACCGCATTGGATCGTTTTGGTCCTGCGCTGGAAGATCAACAAGCATCTGAGCAAGTTGAGATCCAAGTGAAGTACGATGGTTATATCCAGCGTCAACAAGACGAAATTGAAAAATCGCTGCGTCATGAAAATACCAAACTGCCTGCTGATATCGATTACAGCAAGGTAAAAGGATTGTCTAACGAAGTGGTTCTTAAACTAACGACTGCTAAGCCTGATTCAATTGGTATTGCTTCTCGAATTTCAGGTATTACGCCTGCAGCAATTTCAATTCTATTGGTTTATTTGAAAAAACACGGCCTGTTGAAAAAAGGTGAGGAAGCATAA
- the rsmG gene encoding 16S rRNA (guanine(527)-N(7))-methyltransferase RsmG — MSALREKLDHLIGQTELEVSEKQRGQLVGYVELLNKWNKAYNLTSVRDPQEMMVKHILDSIIVSTHLQGKRFIDVGTGPGLPGIPLSIMNPDCEFYLLDSLGKRIRFIKQVIHELGIDNVIPVQSRVEEFQPEEKFDAVLSRAFASMTDMVEWCHHLPKEQSGVFLALKGQHPRDEIDLLPEWCSVTDIKALQVPELDGERHLVILSRQG, encoded by the coding sequence ATGAGCGCATTACGCGAAAAATTGGATCACCTGATTGGCCAGACTGAACTTGAAGTGTCTGAAAAGCAACGTGGCCAATTGGTTGGCTACGTTGAGTTACTCAACAAGTGGAACAAGGCTTACAACCTAACGTCAGTTCGTGACCCGCAAGAAATGATGGTGAAACATATCTTAGATAGCATCATTGTTAGCACTCACTTACAAGGCAAGCGCTTTATTGATGTAGGCACAGGCCCTGGTCTTCCTGGGATTCCGCTCTCAATCATGAATCCTGACTGCGAGTTTTACTTGCTAGACAGCCTGGGCAAGCGTATTCGTTTTATCAAGCAAGTGATTCATGAGCTGGGTATCGACAATGTGATACCAGTTCAAAGTCGAGTTGAAGAATTTCAACCAGAAGAAAAGTTTGATGCAGTGCTCAGTCGCGCATTTGCGTCAATGACAGACATGGTAGAGTGGTGTCACCATTTACCTAAAGAGCAATCCGGTGTATTTTTGGCTCTTAAGGGACAACATCCTAGAGACGAAATCGACCTGTTACCTGAATGGTGTTCAGTGACAGACATTAAAGCTTTGCAAGTGCCAGAGCTTGATGGAGAGCGTCATCTAGTTATTTTATCGCGTCAGGGATAA